Proteins from a genomic interval of Danio rerio strain Tuebingen ecotype United States chromosome 4, GRCz12tu, whole genome shotgun sequence:
- the LOC137490925 gene encoding uncharacterized protein, giving the protein MAFIKVESEDLKIEETFTVKQEDLQEQTDLMVLKEEAHEQNEMEEKLQEITTDEKPTLTKKTSSRGRPRKSKSACNFGSKQSRKSFSQKSNLDVHTREKPYTCEQCGKSFGHIQGFENHMRIHTGERPFSCKQCGKSFTQKAKLDVHMRVHTKERPYTCEQCGKSFTYKQGFTTHKRIHTGERPYTCQQCEKSFYHPGNFAVHMRIHTGERPYTCQQCGKSFYQSGNFAAHMRIHTGERPYSCIQCGKSFKQNCTLEVHMRTHTGDRSFICTHCGKRFSQKHDLNIHMRIHTGKKTHTCTQCGKRFTQKTSLDNHMSIHTGEKPYRCTECGKTFPHKSSLKHHMRTHTGEKPFACTQCGKRFTTKASLKNLMDGHTGTIVLTCDQCEKSLTRKESIRKHIKKINSGEDPFRCSECGKGFKRKRSLNTHLKLHNGEQSPQN; this is encoded by the exons atggcattTATTAAAGTAGAAAGTGAAGacctgaagattgaagaaacattcacagtcaaacaggaagatctgcaggaacaaacag acctgATGGTGTTGAAAGAAGAGGCTCATGAACAGAATGAAATGGAAGAGAAACTCCAAGAAAtaacgactgatgaaaaaccTACACTGACTAAAAAAACTTCATCACgtggaagacctcggaaatccaaatctGCGTGTAATTTCGGCAGTAAACAGAGTAGAAAGAGTTTTAGTCAAAagtcaaaccttgatgttcacactagggagaaaccttacacctgcgaacagtgtggaaagagttttggtcacATACAAGGCTTTGAaaaccacatgagaattcacactggagagaggcctttCAGTtgtaaacagtgtggaaagagtttcactcaAAAGGCAaagcttgatgttcacatgagagttcacacgaAGGAGAGgccttacacctgcgaacagtgtggaaagagttttacttATAAACAAGGCTTTACAACCCAcaagagaattcacactggagagaggccgtacacatgccaacagtgtgaaaAAAGCTTCTATCATCCAGGAAACTTTGcggtgcacatgagaattcacactggagagaggccgtatacatgccaacagtgtggaaaaagcttctaccAATCAGGAAACTTTGCagcgcacatgagaattcacactggggagaggCCGTACTCTTGCatccagtgtggaaagagttttaagcaaaatTGCACCCTTGAAGTCCACATGAGAACACACACTGGAGACAGAAGTTTTATTTGCACACACTGTGGAAAACGTTTTTCTCAAAAACATGACCTtaacatccacatgaggattcacactggaaaaaaaactcacacatgcacacagtgtGGGAAAAGGTTTACTCAAAAAACAAGTCTTGACAACCACATGAGTATtcatactggagagaaaccttacagatGCACAGAGTGTGGGAAAACTTTCCCACATAAAAgctcactcaaacaccacatgagaactcacactggagagaagccgtttgcatgtactcagtgtggaaagCGCTTCACAACCAAAGCTAGCCTCAAGAACCTCATggatggtcacactggaaccatagtgttgACATGTGATCAGTGTGAAAAGAGTCTCACACGCAAAGAATCCATCAGGAAACACATCAAGAAGATTAACTCAGGAGAGGACCCttttagatgcagtgagtgtggaaagggctttaaacgtaaaagaagcctcaacactcacctaaagcttcacaatggagagcagagTCCCCAAAATTga